One stretch of Hydrogenovibrio kuenenii DSM 12350 DNA includes these proteins:
- a CDS encoding glutamate-5-semialdehyde dehydrogenase, whose translation MSNDIQQMMQSLGQKARKASRELVVATTEQKNHALLSIAEALVAQADTLKAENQKDLEAGKAKGLDEAMLDRLAMTDKTIATMAEGLRQIAGLKDPIGEIEDMNYLPSGIQVGKMRVPLGVVGIIYESRPNVTIDAAALCLKSGNATVLRGGSEAYFSNHALAACIQQALKTAGLPEAAVQVVETTDREAVGEMIAMPEYIDVIIPRGGKSLIERISQGARVPVIKHLDGICHVYIDDDADADKAVKVALNAKTHRYGVCNAMETLLIAESRAQEILPVLARAYQEKGVELRGCEKTRAIVDMKAATDEDWATEYLAPILSIKVVADVNGAMEHIAQYSSGHTESIITESITTSRRFLAQVDSSSVMINASTRFADGFEYGLGAEIGISTDKFHARGPVGLEGLTSQKYIVLGDGHIRQ comes from the coding sequence ATGAGCAATGATATTCAACAAATGATGCAAAGTCTTGGGCAAAAAGCACGCAAGGCATCTCGTGAATTGGTTGTCGCGACAACTGAGCAGAAAAATCATGCATTATTGAGCATTGCAGAAGCATTGGTTGCGCAAGCAGACACTTTGAAAGCTGAGAATCAAAAAGATTTGGAGGCAGGCAAAGCGAAAGGGCTGGATGAAGCAATGTTAGATCGTTTGGCGATGACGGATAAAACCATTGCGACGATGGCTGAAGGGTTGCGTCAGATTGCGGGTTTGAAAGATCCAATCGGTGAAATTGAAGATATGAATTATCTGCCTTCTGGGATTCAGGTTGGCAAAATGCGCGTGCCTTTAGGTGTGGTAGGAATTATTTATGAGTCACGCCCCAATGTCACTATTGATGCAGCCGCTTTGTGTTTGAAATCTGGTAACGCTACGGTTTTACGAGGTGGTTCTGAAGCTTACTTTTCTAATCATGCATTGGCCGCTTGTATTCAACAGGCGCTGAAAACAGCGGGTTTACCTGAGGCCGCTGTACAAGTGGTGGAAACCACGGATCGTGAAGCAGTGGGTGAGATGATCGCCATGCCTGAGTATATCGATGTCATTATTCCTCGCGGTGGTAAAAGCTTGATCGAGCGTATCAGCCAAGGCGCACGCGTACCTGTGATTAAGCATTTGGATGGTATTTGTCATGTCTATATCGACGATGATGCGGATGCCGACAAGGCGGTGAAAGTTGCTTTGAATGCCAAAACGCATCGTTATGGCGTGTGTAATGCGATGGAAACATTATTGATTGCAGAAAGCCGCGCACAGGAAATTTTGCCTGTTCTAGCCAGAGCCTATCAAGAAAAAGGGGTAGAGTTGCGCGGTTGCGAAAAAACCCGTGCGATTGTTGATATGAAAGCGGCGACCGATGAAGATTGGGCAACTGAGTATCTAGCGCCAATCTTGTCCATCAAGGTGGTTGCGGATGTTAATGGTGCTATGGAACATATCGCTCAGTACAGTTCGGGCCATACGGAATCGATTATTACCGAAAGTATCACTACTTCTCGTCGCTTCTTGGCGCAGGTAGATTCCAGTTCAGTGATGATAAATGCTTCAACGCGTTTTGCTGATGGATTCGAGTATGGTCTGGGGGCGGAAATCGGTATCAGTACCGATAAATTCCATGCGCGAGGACCTGTCGGTCTGGAAGGGCTGACATCTCAAAAATATATCGTGCTAGGTGATGGGCATATCCGTCAATAG
- the holA gene encoding DNA polymerase III subunit delta → MITAPAFIRQVQQSGFQMVPLVLIYGEEPLYVRLALDALREGLKAQGFMQRDRYDVETQFNWQDLQMDTQAMSLFADKRVIELDMPKGTPGKDGGEFIRDWLNQQQSLMVSGAELETVVVITCEKLDSRQTKSKWYQAIEAQGLVVQSKPIEGNALIQWCQKRAGEIGLQLDNEAAAELAQRVEGNLLAADQELEKLGLLFPQGSLLTVEQIAQSVADQAHYQLFALSTAMLLGKTQYALQILHRLRQEGLEAPIVLWLLSKELRQLIAISQKQQTTNLAQVFKQLRIWSSKQNEFNAALRRHDLNYWQSLLGLAMQIDFQIKGLNQGDEWVGLSELVFKISQ, encoded by the coding sequence ATGATTACGGCACCAGCGTTTATTAGGCAGGTACAACAATCTGGTTTTCAGATGGTACCGTTGGTGCTGATTTATGGTGAAGAACCGCTGTATGTTCGCTTGGCATTAGACGCTTTGCGTGAAGGCTTGAAAGCTCAAGGTTTTATGCAGCGTGATCGTTATGATGTAGAGACGCAATTTAATTGGCAGGATTTGCAAATGGATACTCAGGCAATGAGTTTGTTTGCAGATAAGCGTGTTATCGAACTGGATATGCCTAAAGGCACGCCGGGAAAAGACGGTGGTGAGTTCATTCGTGACTGGTTGAATCAGCAGCAGTCGTTGATGGTGTCTGGTGCTGAACTAGAAACGGTTGTTGTGATTACCTGCGAGAAGTTGGATAGCCGCCAAACCAAATCAAAATGGTATCAGGCGATAGAAGCTCAGGGCTTAGTTGTACAGTCCAAGCCCATAGAAGGGAATGCACTGATTCAATGGTGTCAGAAGCGTGCTGGTGAAATTGGATTACAGTTGGATAATGAAGCTGCGGCTGAGTTGGCGCAACGCGTGGAAGGGAATTTGCTGGCAGCGGATCAAGAGCTGGAAAAGCTAGGATTGTTATTTCCACAAGGCAGTTTGTTAACGGTAGAGCAAATTGCGCAATCCGTTGCAGATCAAGCGCACTATCAGTTATTTGCCTTGAGCACGGCAATGTTGTTGGGCAAAACACAATATGCGTTGCAAATTTTGCATCGTTTAAGGCAAGAAGGTTTGGAAGCACCGATCGTTTTGTGGCTGTTGTCCAAAGAGTTACGGCAGCTGATTGCGATCAGCCAAAAGCAGCAAACGACCAACTTGGCACAAGTGTTTAAGCAGTTGAGAATTTGGTCATCAAAACAAAATGAATTTAATGCAGCCTTAAGACGCCATGACTTGAATTATTGGCAATCGTTGCTTGGTTTGGCAATGCAAATTGATTTTCAAATCAAAGGGCTGAATCAAGGTGATGAGTGGGTTGGCTTGTCTGAATTGGTATTTAAAATTTCACAGTAA
- a CDS encoding LPS-assembly lipoprotein LptE produces MNKVAFKIYQAGGVRSLGLGLLFTVTLFLSACGFHLKGMGEAATATYHSIKIVQNSGVRNDLAQVLTQQFQSMGVKVVGNLANAELVLNLQATQLKTSITARDAYGNVSGELLKMVQPFNAQVVATEKEVITAQAVAFRDRSVNAAQAQASNRELQSIKRQMVTEVALQVIDRLNRAYAKLQPLQPKVK; encoded by the coding sequence ATGAACAAAGTCGCATTCAAAATCTACCAGGCTGGGGGTGTTCGATCACTAGGGCTTGGTCTGCTTTTTACGGTGACTTTGTTTTTGTCAGCTTGTGGATTTCACCTGAAAGGCATGGGTGAAGCCGCAACAGCAACCTATCACTCAATAAAAATAGTACAAAACTCTGGTGTCAGAAATGATTTGGCACAGGTGTTGACTCAGCAGTTTCAGTCTATGGGGGTAAAGGTCGTTGGTAACTTAGCCAATGCAGAATTGGTTTTGAATCTACAGGCCACTCAGTTGAAAACCTCTATAACTGCACGCGATGCTTATGGTAACGTGTCAGGTGAATTGCTGAAAATGGTTCAGCCATTTAATGCACAAGTTGTTGCGACGGAAAAAGAAGTGATAACTGCTCAGGCGGTTGCTTTTCGTGACCGTAGTGTAAATGCTGCTCAAGCACAGGCGTCTAATCGAGAGTTACAATCGATTAAACGACAGATGGTAACGGAAGTTGCGCTGCAAGTCATTGATCGATTAAATCGGGCTTATGCAAAATTACAGCCTTTGCAACCAAAGGTGAAGTAA